The Streptomyces sp. NBC_00483 genome contains the following window.
TCCGAGGCCATCGACCAGACGCGCGGCTGGTTCTACACGCTGATGGCGATCGGCACGCTGGTCTTCGACAAGTCCTCGTACGAGAACGTGGTCTGCCTCGGCCACATCCTCGCCGAGGACGGCCGCAAGATGTCCAAGCACCTGGGCAACACGCTGGACCCGATCCCGCTGATGGACCGTCACGGCGCCGACGCTGTGCGCTGGTTCATGGCGGCCGGCGGCTCCCCGTGGGCGGCCCGCCGCGTCGGCCACGGCACCATCCAGGAGGTCGTCCGCAAGACGCTCCTCACGTACTGGAACACGGTCGCCTTCCAGGCCCTGTACGCGCGTACGTCGCAGTGGGCGCCCAGCGAGGCGGACCCGGCCCCGGCCGACCGCACGGTGCTCGACCGCTGGCTGCTGTCCGAGCTGCACCAGCTCACGGACGAGGTCACCACGGCCCTCGAGGCGTACGACACCCAGCGCGCCGGCAAGCTGCTCTCGGCGTTCGTCGACGACCTCTCCAACTGGTACGTGCGTCGCTCGCGCCGCCGCTTCTGGCAGGGCGACAAGGCTGCCCTTCGCACCCTGCACGACGTGGTGGTGACGATCACTCAACTGATGGCGCCGCTCACGCCGTTCATCGCGGAGCGCGTGTGGCAGGACCTGGTCGTGCCGGTCACCCCGGACGCCCCGGAGTCGGTGCACCTGTCCTCGTGGCCCGAGGCCGACCGCGCGGCGATCGACCCCGAGCTGTCGACGCAGATGGCGCTGGTCCGCCGGCTCGTGGAGCTCGGTCGCGCCACGCGCGCGGAGTCGGGCGTCAAGACCCGCCAGCCGCTCTCGCGCGCGCTGGTCGCGGCGACGGGCTTCGCCGGCCTCTCCCCCGAGCTCCAGGACCAGATCACGGAGGAGCTGAACGTCTCCTCCCTGGCCTCGCTCTCGGAGGTCGGCGGCAGCCTGGTGGACACCACCGCCAAGGCGAACTTCCGTGCACTCGGCAAGCGGTTCGGCAAGCGCGTCCAGGACGTGGCGAAGGCGGTCGCGAACGCGGACGCGGCGGCGCTGTCCCTGGCCCTGCGCGAGGGCAACGCCTCGGTGGAGGTCGACGGCGAGAAGATCGACCTCGCCCCGGATGAGGTCATCATCACGGAGACGCCGCGCGAGGGCTGGTCCGTGGCCTCGGACTCCGGCGCCACGGTGGCGCTCGACCTCGAACTCACGGAGGAGCTGCGGCAGGCGGGCCTGGCCCGTGACGCGATCCGCCTGATCCAGGAGGCCCGCAAGAACAGCGGCCTGGACGTGGCGGACCGGATCGCCCTGCGCTGGACGTCCACGGACCCGGCGGTGATCTCGGCCCTGACCGAGCACGCGGGCCTGATCGCCGACGAGGTCCTCGCCACGGACTTCGCCCAGTCCGAGGCGGACGACACGTACGGCTCCGCCTTCACGGACGAGGGCCTGAGCCTGACGTTCCACCTCCGCAAGGTCTAGCCGCACCGGGGTTGCACCCCGGGGGCTCCGCCCCCGGACCCCCTTGCCCTCAATCGCCGGGCGGGCTTGATAAATCAAGCCCCTGCGGCGATTGAGCAGCGGGGTCCGGGGCAGAGCCCCGAGGCCGGAGGAACGGCCGACCGTCACGATCCACGCCCCAAGGGCCGCCTCGCCAGAAACGTTTCTGTCGAGACGGCCCTTCGGCGTTTCGTACCCCCTACGCACACCAGAACGCCGACCGGAACGCACACCCCCACCGACCAGCAAAAAGGCCTTGGCCCGGATCGCAGAAACGATCCGGGCCAAGGCCTGAATGAATGCCGACGCCTAGCTACTACCTGGCGCTACAAGCAAACGCGCCGCTCAGTTGTCGTCCTCGTCGATGAGGAACCCACGCATCGGCGAGGGCGCCTGCCCCATCGGCGACGGGCCCTGGGGCCGCACCGGAGCCATCGGCTGCGTCATCGCGGGCGACATCTGCTGCTGGCCGCCGCCGTACGACGGACCGCCGTTCTGCTGGTTGCCACCGCCCATCGACTGGTTGCCACCACCGTAGGACGGCGCACCCGCACCGGCCGGAGCCATGGAAGGCGCCGGGGACGGCGGCAGGCTCGCGGTCGCCGGCGTACGCGGCGGAGCCAGCGAGTCGTCGGCCTGGGTCTCCAGCTGGCGCAGCTGCGACTCCAGGTACGACTTCAGACGCGTGCGGTACTCGCGCTCGAAGCCGCGCAGGTCCTCGACCTTGCGCTCCAGCGTGGCGCGGGCGGACTCCAGGGAGCCCATCGCTACGCGGTGCTTCTCCTGCGCGTCCCGCTCCAGGGCATCGGCCTTGGCACGGGCGTCACGCTCAAGACCCTCGGCACGGCTGCGCGCCTCGCCGACGATCTTGTTCGCCTCGGAGCGGGCCTCGGCGATCGCCTGGTCGGCGGTCTGCTGGGCCAGCGAGAGGACACGGGCGGCGCTGTCGCCACCGGGGCCCTGACCGGGCTGCGGCAGCTGCGGGCCACCGTGGCCGCCCATGGGACCGCCCATCGGGCCGCCCAGCTGCGGCTGCTGGCCCATCGGCCCCTGACCCATCGGGCCGGGACCCTGCGGGCCACCCTGCGGACCGTGTCCACCAGGACCGGCCGGCAGCTGCGGGGCACCGCTCGGCAGCTGGGGCGGGCCGCCCATGGGGCCGCCCATCTGCTGCTGCGGCGGGCCCGATATACCAGCGGGCACCGGGGCGCCCGGGCCTCGCATGCCCTGCGGGGGACCCTGCTGCTGGTCCTGCGGACCACCCTCGGGTCCACCGGGACCGCCAGGTCCACCGGGGCCACCAGGACCGCCGGGACCCTTGCGCATCCCGCCCTGCTGCTGGTTCTGCGCAGCGGCGCGGGTGGCTGCGGCTAGTTTCGCCCGCAGGTCTTCGTTTTCTCGGAGAAGACGGGTCAGTTCGGCTTCGACCTCATCGAGGAAGGCATCGACCTCGTCCTCGTCATAGCCTTCTCGGAGGCGGACGGTCGTGAACTGCTTGTTCCGCACGTCCTCGGGGGTCAACGGCATCTCTTCACCTCAACGTTGTCGTCGGCATTCGGCAAGACCGTAGTTGACATCGTGCTCACAGCCGGCTCACGACGGAGATCAGGATGTAGACGATGATCATCAGTACGAAGAAGGACAGGTCGAGCGCCACGCCCCCGAGACGCAGCGGCGGAATGACCCGCCGCAGAAGCTTGAGCGGCGGATCAGTGACAGTGTAGGTGGCCTCCAGAACGACCACCATCGCCTTGCCGGGTTGCCACGAGCGGGCGAACTGGAAGACGTAGTCCATGACCAGCCGGAAGATCAGCACGATGAGGAAACACATCAGCGCGATGTAGACCACATCAAAAACCACGCCCATGTCGGCGGTTCCCTCTCCCCTGTTACTCGTGCCTTGTGACTAGTTGGTAGCTAGCCGTCGTACTTTGCTGCGTCTCAGCTCTGGTTGAAGAACCCGCCCTCTGCGATACGGGCCTTGTCCTCCGCCGTGACATCGACGTTAGCAGGCGACAACAGGAACACCTTCTGTGTCACTCGCTCGATGCTCCCGTGAAGACCGAACACAAGACCGGCGGCAAAGTCGACAAGTCGCTTCGCATCGGTGTCGTCCATCTCCGTCAGATTCATGATCACCGGAGTGCCCTCACGGAAGTGTTCCCCGATGGTACGGGCCTCGTTGTAGGTCCGGGGGTGCAATGTGGTGATGCGGTAGGGCTCCCGCTCGGACACGACCTTGGGCATGATCACCGGTGCGTTCTTCTCCAGGCTCTGACGTTCAGGTGTGATGGATGCCACGGGGGCGATTCGTGCGGGACGTCCGGATTCAGCGGCAAGCGAAGCAGGTTGGCGCACCGGTTCACGCTGCGCCGGGGGCTGCACCACTCTGACCGAT
Protein-coding sequences here:
- a CDS encoding DivIVA domain-containing protein is translated as MPLTPEDVRNKQFTTVRLREGYDEDEVDAFLDEVEAELTRLLRENEDLRAKLAAATRAAAQNQQQGGMRKGPGGPGGPGGPGGPGGPEGGPQDQQQGPPQGMRGPGAPVPAGISGPPQQQMGGPMGGPPQLPSGAPQLPAGPGGHGPQGGPQGPGPMGQGPMGQQPQLGGPMGGPMGGHGGPQLPQPGQGPGGDSAARVLSLAQQTADQAIAEARSEANKIVGEARSRAEGLERDARAKADALERDAQEKHRVAMGSLESARATLERKVEDLRGFEREYRTRLKSYLESQLRQLETQADDSLAPPRTPATASLPPSPAPSMAPAGAGAPSYGGGNQSMGGGNQQNGGPSYGGGQQQMSPAMTQPMAPVRPQGPSPMGQAPSPMRGFLIDEDDN
- a CDS encoding YggT family protein, coding for MGVVFDVVYIALMCFLIVLIFRLVMDYVFQFARSWQPGKAMVVVLEATYTVTDPPLKLLRRVIPPLRLGGVALDLSFFVLMIIVYILISVVSRL
- a CDS encoding cell division protein SepF; the protein is MAGAMRKMAVYLGLVEDDGYDGRGFDPDDDFEPELDPEPERDRRRHEPSHQSHNSHAATDVEESVRVVQPPAQREPVRQPASLAAESGRPARIAPVASITPERQSLEKNAPVIMPKVVSEREPYRITTLHPRTYNEARTIGEHFREGTPVIMNLTEMDDTDAKRLVDFAAGLVFGLHGSIERVTQKVFLLSPANVDVTAEDKARIAEGGFFNQS